Proteins from a genomic interval of Diaphorobacter sp. HDW4A:
- a CDS encoding class I SAM-dependent methyltransferase → MHTSSLAHVQGLVHKYLSGSTSKPLKIIDIGSYDVNGSYKQFFLHPSWQYTGVDLGAGPNVDVVLESPYRLPFDSFSVDVIVSGQAFEHVEYFWCSWLEMVRVLKPGGHIFLLAPSRGPEHRYPQDCWRFYPDAYRALAKYASLELLQVSTDWEPHASEDSAAWGDTVGVFRQPQLSSMQMLRRRLMQQLRYRVMPGYR, encoded by the coding sequence ATGCATACAAGTTCGCTGGCCCATGTACAGGGGCTGGTCCACAAATACCTGTCGGGCAGCACGAGCAAGCCGCTCAAGATCATCGACATCGGCAGCTACGACGTCAACGGCAGCTACAAGCAGTTCTTTCTGCATCCGAGCTGGCAATACACCGGCGTGGATCTGGGTGCCGGGCCGAATGTGGATGTGGTGCTGGAGTCGCCTTATCGTCTGCCGTTCGACAGCTTCTCGGTCGACGTGATCGTCTCCGGCCAGGCCTTCGAGCATGTGGAATACTTCTGGTGCTCGTGGCTGGAGATGGTGCGCGTGCTCAAGCCGGGCGGCCATATCTTTCTTCTCGCGCCTTCGCGCGGACCGGAACATCGCTATCCGCAGGACTGCTGGCGTTTCTACCCAGATGCCTACCGCGCGCTTGCCAAATACGCATCGCTGGAACTGCTGCAGGTGAGCACCGACTGGGAGCCGCACGCAAGCGAGGACAGCGCGGCCTGGGGTGATACGGTTGGCGTGTTCCGCCAGCCGCAGCTCAGCAGCATGCAGATGCTTCGCCGCAGACTCATGCAGCAGCTGCGCTATCGCGTGATGCCGGGCTACAGGTAA
- a CDS encoding bifunctional 2-polyprenyl-6-hydroxyphenol methylase/3-demethylubiquinol 3-O-methyltransferase UbiG, with the protein MMSSENASTTAPDPIAEARALMGRGEMEAAGQTLVAARDVAATRLAAHNLIEEHFPLLSYGQWMGCPCQISEADDIFKFFAAHPSSLNPIRDYLADGWRTMSELVLLLEEVGHPLLRTQSVLEFASGHGRFTRHLVKALGAQRVVANDVVVDSVEFSRRIFGVEGFVSPSVPEQVQWNKQHDLVFVLSLFTHLPASTWSRWLRRIFDMVAPGGVLVFTTHGAEAVFKQNVTLDENGYFFVASSESNAIDGQEYGTTFTSEAFVRARIAETLPEARLLKVAERQFWHHQDAIVVEKP; encoded by the coding sequence ATGATGTCCTCTGAAAACGCTTCAACGACCGCGCCCGATCCCATCGCTGAGGCTAGAGCCCTGATGGGCCGTGGCGAGATGGAGGCCGCAGGTCAGACGCTGGTGGCGGCGCGCGACGTTGCCGCTACCCGCTTGGCTGCACACAACCTGATCGAGGAACACTTTCCGCTGCTGTCGTACGGTCAGTGGATGGGTTGCCCCTGCCAGATCTCTGAGGCGGATGACATCTTCAAGTTCTTCGCCGCTCACCCCTCCAGCCTGAACCCCATCCGCGACTATCTGGCCGATGGCTGGCGCACCATGTCTGAACTGGTGCTGCTGCTGGAAGAGGTGGGGCACCCGCTGCTGCGTACCCAGAGCGTGCTGGAGTTCGCCAGCGGCCACGGCCGTTTCACGCGCCACCTCGTGAAGGCGCTGGGCGCCCAGCGCGTGGTGGCCAATGACGTGGTGGTGGACTCCGTGGAGTTCTCACGCAGGATCTTCGGTGTGGAAGGCTTCGTGTCGCCTTCCGTGCCCGAGCAGGTGCAATGGAACAAGCAGCACGATCTGGTGTTCGTTCTGTCGCTGTTTACGCACTTGCCCGCATCGACATGGTCGCGCTGGCTGCGCCGCATTTTCGACATGGTGGCGCCGGGTGGCGTGCTGGTGTTCACCACGCACGGCGCGGAAGCCGTGTTCAAGCAGAACGTCACGCTGGACGAGAACGGCTACTTCTTCGTCGCTTCCAGTGAATCCAACGCGATCGATGGTCAGGAGTACGGAACGACCTTCACGTCCGAAGCCTTTGTGCGCGCCCGCATTGCGGAGACGCTGCCCGAGGCGCGATTGCTCAAGGTGGCCGAGCGTCAGTTCTGGCACCACCAGGACGCCATCGTCGTCGAAAAGCCGTGA
- a CDS encoding ABC transporter ATP-binding protein, whose product MSPSKLNDDAVLRVSHVSKEYKLYDSPRERFKALFSNKVRHRSHWALKDINFELKRGQCVGVVGDNGAGKSSLLKLLAGTMQPSSGTVDRVGRVTAILELGAGFHPEFSGRDNLYFAGSLIGISHEEMAKLEPGIIAFSELGDAMDRAVKTYSSGMTVRLAFALITAVPPDVLIIDEALAVGDQHFQKKCVARIMEFRDAGCTILFCSHSSYHIRHLCDQAIWLKGGQVMEMGPTEAVMGSYEMHSRLRSDAAAPAPHLALIEGSGDEIDVTLNALDDDLPAESATTGTRMPSSPDGLGASMLSVAIADLGEGKPPLLESVDLVVTFHVRGRGDERPNLGFMIEQSQGTGITSLATHEEGAHPRRLADGTWESVLRFPNLPLHSGEYVVSAYLFDESGLVLYDAWLHYQHFRFVSPTLMPGLVRLPHEWT is encoded by the coding sequence ATGTCTCCATCGAAATTGAACGATGACGCGGTACTGCGCGTGAGCCATGTGAGCAAGGAATACAAGCTCTACGATTCGCCGCGTGAACGGTTCAAGGCGTTGTTCAGCAACAAGGTGCGACATCGCAGCCATTGGGCGCTGAAGGACATCAATTTCGAACTCAAGCGCGGCCAATGCGTTGGCGTGGTAGGGGACAATGGTGCGGGCAAAAGTTCATTGCTCAAGCTGCTCGCGGGCACGATGCAGCCCAGCTCAGGTACCGTCGACCGCGTCGGTCGCGTGACGGCGATTCTCGAACTGGGCGCGGGTTTTCATCCCGAGTTCAGTGGCCGCGACAATCTGTATTTTGCGGGCAGCCTGATTGGCATCAGCCATGAGGAAATGGCGAAGCTTGAGCCGGGCATCATCGCGTTCTCCGAGCTGGGCGATGCCATGGACCGGGCGGTGAAGACCTATTCGTCGGGCATGACGGTACGTCTCGCGTTCGCGCTGATCACCGCCGTGCCGCCTGATGTGCTGATCATCGACGAGGCACTGGCCGTGGGCGACCAGCATTTCCAGAAGAAGTGCGTGGCGCGCATCATGGAGTTTCGCGATGCGGGCTGCACGATTCTGTTCTGCTCGCACAGTTCGTATCACATCCGCCATCTGTGTGACCAGGCCATCTGGCTCAAGGGCGGGCAGGTGATGGAGATGGGGCCGACCGAGGCGGTGATGGGCTCGTACGAGATGCACAGCCGCCTGCGCTCGGACGCTGCTGCGCCTGCTCCGCATCTCGCGTTGATCGAAGGCAGTGGTGATGAAATCGATGTGACGCTCAATGCGCTGGACGACGATCTGCCCGCAGAATCCGCGACTACGGGCACGCGCATGCCGTCCAGCCCGGACGGTCTGGGCGCGAGCATGCTGTCGGTGGCGATTGCTGATCTTGGCGAGGGCAAGCCGCCGCTGCTTGAGAGCGTGGACTTGGTTGTCACCTTCCATGTTCGTGGTCGTGGCGACGAGCGCCCGAATCTTGGTTTCATGATCGAACAGTCGCAGGGCACGGGCATCACTTCGCTCGCCACGCATGAAGAGGGCGCACATCCGCGCCGTCTCGCCGACGGGACCTGGGAGTCCGTGCTGCGCTTCCCGAATCTGCCGCTGCACAGCGGAGAATATGTGGTGAGTGCCTATCTGTTCGATGAAAGTGGCCTCGTGCTTTACGATGCGTGGCTGCACTATCAGCATTTCCGTTTTGTGTCGCCAACGTTGATGCCGGGGCTGGTGCGTCTTCCGCACGAATGGACCTGA
- a CDS encoding ABC transporter permease yields MGTFLSELAQLWRLRNLVAVLTRREVVARYQGSAVGVLWAYIQPLLTIAAYYLVFDVVFAMRLGEHAPTSRVGTYLIVGSLAWMAFCDAFGRGTSSLLDAGGLLQKNALPPIIFPARTVLASAVVFGPMLLLLTLAYAPVHHFALPVIAVVPLLLLQVVMSFLLAYLFAIMAAALRDTVQIVGFALQIGIFMSPVLFPMTMFPAAWRWVLWINPMTPVVSGWQTILLQGAWPAWNVWLALVLWIAGAALLLSVAVRRSHDQLVDWL; encoded by the coding sequence ATGGGAACATTTCTGTCCGAACTAGCGCAGCTCTGGCGTCTGCGCAATCTGGTGGCGGTACTAACGCGGCGCGAGGTCGTCGCCCGTTACCAAGGCTCCGCCGTGGGCGTGCTCTGGGCGTATATCCAGCCGTTGCTGACCATTGCGGCCTATTACCTTGTGTTCGATGTCGTCTTCGCCATGCGTCTGGGCGAACACGCTCCTACGAGCCGGGTGGGCACCTATCTGATCGTCGGCTCGCTGGCCTGGATGGCTTTTTGTGATGCATTTGGGCGCGGCACCTCGAGTCTGCTGGATGCGGGGGGGCTGTTGCAGAAGAATGCGCTGCCGCCGATCATTTTTCCGGCGCGCACGGTGCTGGCCAGCGCGGTGGTGTTCGGGCCTATGCTGCTTCTGTTGACGCTGGCCTATGCGCCGGTGCATCACTTTGCGCTGCCAGTGATCGCGGTGGTTCCGTTGCTGCTGCTGCAGGTGGTAATGAGCTTTCTGCTGGCCTATCTGTTTGCCATCATGGCGGCGGCGCTGCGGGACACGGTGCAGATCGTGGGCTTTGCGCTGCAGATCGGCATCTTCATGTCTCCCGTGCTGTTTCCGATGACGATGTTCCCGGCGGCATGGCGCTGGGTGCTGTGGATCAATCCGATGACGCCTGTGGTTTCCGGTTGGCAGACGATTCTGCTGCAGGGCGCGTGGCCCGCATGGAATGTCTGGCTGGCGCTGGTGCTGTGGATCGCTGGTGCGGCGTTGCTGTTGTCGGTGGCGGTGCGTCGCAGCCATGATCAGTTGGTGGATTGGCTATGA
- a CDS encoding peptidylprolyl isomerase, translating into MKMSRQLGVAVLGLCVVTSVLAAQPVVVLEVGTVKVTDQDVRAELALAPPSARERALDNPATLKQIATTLAARRLLAQEAEKNGLANMAEVKAQVQITKERVLSTVRMEQFDASHTPDAKAVEAYARDYYRSNPKAFEVPGETKVSHILIAGDTSDSKAKAEKLLAEIKGGADFAKLAKENSDDKSSAEKGGDLGYSPAGRFVPEFDKTVAGLSKDKPLSDLVKTQFGWHIIQFADKRSVRTLAFEEVSDKLKADAMTKILSDKRLEKNKGLIKDAKIHEDALKAMGAEKPAVAAPAKK; encoded by the coding sequence ATGAAAATGTCTCGTCAATTGGGTGTGGCCGTTCTCGGTCTTTGCGTTGTCACCAGCGTGCTGGCTGCTCAGCCTGTCGTGGTGCTGGAAGTTGGAACGGTCAAGGTGACAGACCAGGATGTACGTGCAGAACTTGCACTGGCTCCTCCTAGCGCTCGAGAGCGTGCGCTTGACAATCCAGCGACATTGAAACAAATCGCCACAACTTTGGCGGCAAGGCGCCTGCTCGCCCAAGAGGCCGAGAAGAATGGTCTTGCGAATATGGCCGAAGTGAAGGCTCAGGTACAGATCACCAAGGAGCGAGTGCTTTCCACGGTGCGCATGGAACAGTTTGATGCTTCACATACACCCGATGCAAAGGCTGTTGAAGCGTATGCCCGTGACTATTACCGTTCGAATCCCAAGGCGTTCGAGGTGCCGGGCGAAACCAAGGTGAGTCATATTCTGATCGCCGGCGACACTTCTGACTCGAAGGCCAAGGCGGAGAAGCTGCTCGCGGAAATCAAGGGCGGTGCTGATTTTGCCAAATTGGCAAAAGAGAATTCCGACGATAAGTCCAGCGCCGAAAAAGGTGGGGATTTGGGTTACAGCCCAGCAGGGCGATTTGTTCCTGAGTTCGACAAGACGGTGGCAGGCCTTTCCAAGGACAAGCCGCTGAGTGATCTGGTCAAGACCCAATTTGGTTGGCACATCATCCAGTTTGCTGACAAGCGATCTGTTCGCACACTCGCCTTTGAAGAAGTTTCGGATAAGTTGAAGGCAGATGCTATGACCAAGATTCTGTCCGATAAGCGCCTGGAAAAAAACAAAGGCCTGATCAAGGATGCAAAGATCCATGAGGATGCACTCAAGGCCATGGGCGCTGAGAAGCCTGCTGTTGCAGCTCCAGCCAAGAAGTAG
- a CDS encoding cell surface protein, with the protein MKKNVLALSIATAVVGFAGSAHAIQQIGNSATPATANDLQFGNTGTGHMLLVPYFSTQDGNAMLLSLINTDTVNGKAVKVRFRGARNSDDIFDFQVFLSPGDVWTANVSKNADGLSYLTTEDNTCTKPAKATLNSTPFITSRLNSKVTAEERANGTREGYVEIFNMADIPKSTTGLYPLIKHANSIAKCANDSTNTAWTAINTDLANEAAYEAPAIGMANPTTGLAANWTIMNVPKALSWSGTATAIEAVDSNVVPAALATGNIVYFPQTNVNVANPTTYSADALFGANAAAKVYVKPAMYDLPDMSTPYTLNTNAAATWPADQAVKLADAITTRAVINEYWTEPDIKAETDWVFSMPTRRYAVAVDYSAATPAAVYNPAVNKHFAETNTTMNGDAVCVLNVSYTAWDREENSPASPDDVVISPGTPTAPTLFCGETSVLSFNNAGAAQSAVLAASVALKDMDTGFTNGWAQLNTPGATSAGLPILGQAYVSAYNPSVAAGTAGNFGVNWGHRFVRP; encoded by the coding sequence ATGAAGAAGAATGTTCTCGCTCTGAGCATCGCCACCGCTGTGGTGGGCTTTGCTGGTAGCGCGCACGCCATCCAACAGATTGGCAACAGTGCTACACCAGCAACTGCTAACGACCTGCAGTTCGGTAACACCGGCACTGGTCACATGCTGCTCGTGCCTTACTTCAGCACGCAAGATGGCAATGCCATGCTGCTGTCGCTGATCAACACCGACACCGTGAACGGCAAGGCTGTGAAGGTTCGCTTCCGCGGCGCTCGCAACTCTGACGACATTTTTGACTTCCAGGTCTTCCTGTCGCCTGGCGACGTGTGGACTGCCAACGTCAGCAAGAATGCCGACGGCCTGTCGTACCTGACGACCGAAGACAACACCTGCACGAAGCCAGCCAAGGCTACGCTGAACAGCACTCCATTCATCACTTCGCGTCTGAACTCGAAGGTGACGGCTGAAGAGCGTGCCAACGGTACCCGTGAAGGCTATGTTGAAATCTTCAACATGGCTGACATTCCAAAGTCGACTACCGGTCTGTACCCGCTGATCAAGCACGCTAACAGCATTGCCAAGTGCGCAAACGATAGCACCAACACTGCTTGGACCGCCATCAATACGGATCTGGCAAACGAAGCTGCTTACGAAGCTCCTGCAATCGGCATGGCTAACCCCACGACCGGTCTGGCAGCTAACTGGACCATCATGAACGTGCCTAAGGCACTGTCGTGGAGCGGTACAGCTACAGCTATCGAAGCTGTGGACAGCAACGTTGTTCCCGCAGCTCTGGCTACCGGCAACATCGTGTACTTCCCTCAGACCAACGTGAACGTGGCTAATCCTACAACTTACTCTGCTGATGCGCTGTTTGGTGCAAACGCTGCTGCTAAGGTTTACGTGAAGCCTGCGATGTATGACCTGCCTGACATGTCTACACCTTACACGCTGAACACCAACGCTGCTGCTACTTGGCCTGCTGACCAAGCTGTGAAGCTGGCTGACGCGATCACTACCCGTGCCGTGATCAACGAGTACTGGACCGAGCCCGACATCAAGGCTGAAACTGACTGGGTGTTCTCCATGCCCACACGTCGTTACGCCGTTGCCGTGGATTACTCTGCTGCTACTCCAGCTGCCGTGTACAACCCAGCTGTGAACAAGCACTTCGCCGAAACCAACACCACCATGAACGGTGATGCTGTCTGCGTGTTGAACGTGAGCTACACAGCTTGGGACCGTGAAGAAAACTCCCCAGCGTCTCCTGACGACGTGGTGATTTCTCCCGGTACACCTACTGCTCCTACGCTGTTCTGCGGTGAAACATCCGTCCTGAGCTTCAACAACGCAGGCGCGGCACAATCCGCAGTGCTGGCAGCTTCTGTGGCCCTGAAGGACATGGACACTGGCTTCACGAACGGCTGGGCTCAGCTGAACACCCCCGGTGCAACTTCTGCTGGTCTGCCAATCTTGGGCCAAGCATATGTTAGCGCTTACAACCCATCCGTGGCTGCCGGTACTGCTGGTAACTTCGGCGTGAACTGGGGTCACCGTTTCGTTCGTCCTTAA
- the gspD gene encoding type II secretion system secretin GspD: MKSRQLIATGLLLALTGSLQAQNAIDPAARAQDGKAASAESTGDDKSKVVPDFEPRIMRGDDKLINMPPAYTPVEGSPSGYKFEDAPIQDVVTVFMREVLKVDYVLHQPITGSVTLATRGPISPDDALSLLESALQVNGLAMGRDSRGVYHVGKLDSLKGVVSNIRVAGNKGPLPPGYGVVIIPLEFIGATEMAAILKPMVQGEAIVRVDTLRNMLVMVGTRNQAEGWMDMVKTFDVNMLKGMSVGVFPLKYASVKEVESALQLLNSSAAAGGGGASGGAARPAGSAQAIPGGAGGAAGAAAASAPAVALSENFPLYGALRVLPIARINSILVVTPRAAYLEEARRWIEKLDKPSDNGAEPQLFIYQVQNVNSRHLATVLSGIFSGMQNPFQSGNAQGATGATGVAPGQGGVAGVTGSNNAFNNNAFNSSMGGYNNAYGGNTMGGYGGGYAGGNAFGQSAGSGIGSGGLTSLRQSNTANSNRPSISVTASFGSIRVVADELNNSVLIWATRAEYERIEATLKRLDIPPTQVLIEASIIEVTLNDTLNYGLKWAFTDQSANGSKVDSSGIGYVGGAPQTGPLAGGFSYSVLNPYGRVRAALTALSKITNLKVVSSPSLMVLDNHTATISVGDQQPVQTSTTYIPNSTTATTTSTIQYKDTGVSLVVTPSVNAGNLVTMQIDQMLTDLGAQDADTKQYAFMQRQISSKVAVRSGDAIVLGGLIKDSEQAGKTGVPLLSRVPVLGALFGEHTKDTKRTELLVVISPRVVRTDIDIREVSDELRDRMKGLRDVEAFDREKVKPKTAAPISAPQPQ, from the coding sequence ATGAAATCGCGTCAACTGATTGCTACGGGGCTTCTGCTTGCCTTGACGGGTAGCCTGCAGGCTCAAAATGCCATTGATCCTGCCGCGCGAGCACAGGATGGCAAAGCCGCCTCAGCAGAATCGACGGGTGACGATAAATCTAAGGTGGTCCCGGATTTCGAGCCGCGAATCATGCGTGGTGACGACAAGCTCATCAACATGCCACCTGCGTACACGCCGGTGGAAGGGTCGCCTAGCGGTTACAAATTCGAAGACGCGCCCATCCAGGACGTGGTCACCGTGTTTATGCGAGAGGTGCTCAAGGTCGACTATGTCCTGCATCAGCCGATCACGGGAAGCGTGACGCTGGCTACGCGTGGTCCTATCTCCCCTGACGATGCACTGTCGCTGCTTGAGAGCGCGCTGCAGGTCAACGGACTTGCCATGGGACGCGACTCGCGCGGCGTTTATCACGTGGGCAAGCTGGACTCGCTCAAGGGCGTGGTCTCGAACATCCGCGTGGCTGGCAACAAGGGGCCTCTCCCCCCCGGCTATGGTGTGGTCATCATTCCTTTGGAGTTCATTGGGGCCACGGAAATGGCGGCCATTCTGAAGCCGATGGTGCAGGGTGAAGCGATCGTACGCGTGGACACACTGCGCAACATGCTGGTTATGGTCGGCACGCGCAATCAAGCCGAGGGCTGGATGGACATGGTCAAGACCTTCGATGTGAACATGCTCAAGGGCATGTCGGTCGGCGTCTTCCCGCTCAAATATGCGTCTGTCAAGGAGGTGGAGTCCGCGCTGCAACTGCTGAACAGCAGTGCGGCTGCTGGCGGCGGCGGTGCGTCGGGAGGCGCGGCGCGACCAGCGGGCTCTGCTCAAGCCATTCCGGGGGGGGCAGGAGGTGCCGCCGGAGCTGCGGCCGCCAGCGCGCCGGCGGTGGCCTTGAGTGAGAATTTCCCGTTGTATGGCGCACTCCGGGTGCTGCCGATCGCGCGCATTAACAGCATTCTGGTGGTGACCCCGCGAGCCGCCTATCTTGAAGAGGCCCGCCGCTGGATCGAGAAGCTCGACAAACCGAGTGACAACGGTGCAGAGCCGCAACTGTTCATTTATCAGGTACAGAACGTGAACTCGCGGCACTTGGCAACCGTCTTGAGCGGAATTTTCAGCGGAATGCAGAATCCGTTTCAGAGCGGCAACGCTCAGGGAGCCACGGGTGCGACGGGCGTCGCGCCTGGGCAAGGCGGAGTGGCAGGTGTGACTGGGTCGAACAATGCGTTCAATAACAATGCCTTCAACAGCTCTATGGGTGGATACAACAATGCCTATGGCGGAAACACCATGGGTGGATACGGAGGAGGCTATGCAGGAGGCAACGCATTTGGGCAATCTGCAGGCTCCGGGATCGGCTCCGGGGGGTTGACCAGTCTTCGACAGAGCAATACCGCCAATTCGAATCGTCCGTCCATCTCCGTGACGGCCAGCTTTGGTTCGATCCGTGTTGTGGCCGACGAGTTGAACAACTCCGTGTTGATTTGGGCAACGCGAGCTGAGTATGAGCGGATTGAGGCTACGCTCAAGCGTCTTGATATCCCTCCAACGCAAGTGCTGATCGAGGCCTCGATCATTGAAGTGACACTGAACGATACCTTGAATTATGGTTTGAAGTGGGCATTCACTGATCAATCGGCGAATGGCAGCAAGGTGGATAGCTCTGGGATTGGCTATGTCGGTGGAGCGCCGCAGACTGGTCCGCTGGCTGGAGGGTTCAGTTATTCTGTTTTGAATCCCTATGGACGAGTGCGAGCGGCGTTGACTGCATTGTCGAAGATCACCAATCTGAAAGTGGTATCAAGCCCTAGCTTGATGGTTCTGGACAATCACACGGCGACCATCTCCGTTGGCGATCAGCAACCAGTGCAGACGTCAACAACCTACATTCCTAATTCAACGACAGCGACAACTACGTCAACCATTCAGTACAAGGACACAGGTGTCAGCTTGGTGGTTACACCATCGGTCAATGCTGGCAACTTGGTCACAATGCAGATCGACCAAATGCTGACGGATTTGGGGGCTCAAGATGCCGATACTAAGCAGTACGCATTTATGCAGCGGCAGATCAGCAGCAAGGTGGCTGTCCGTTCTGGGGATGCGATCGTGCTCGGCGGTCTGATCAAAGATTCGGAACAAGCAGGGAAGACGGGCGTTCCCTTGCTCTCCAGAGTTCCTGTGCTTGGCGCTTTGTTTGGCGAGCATACGAAGGACACCAAGCGCACTGAGTTGCTGGTCGTCATCTCTCCGCGAGTCGTACGCACGGACATCGATATCCGCGAAGTCTCTGATGAGCTTCGCGACCGGATGAAGGGGTTGCGAGATGTGGAGGCTTTTGACCGTGAGAAGGTCAAGCCTAAGACAGCCGCTCCAATCTCGGCACCGCAGCCGCAATAA
- the gspM gene encoding type II secretion system protein GspM codes for MNPLSRRDWGILAVTVIVCLLPLFALGTYVSTRYTDGQDQLSRLEPRFARLLGLQASSEKMDEKIAQMEQRMSTFVYPSEVDATQAGNDAQQRVRSILSTAGLTVVSSQVLPAKMEQGFERITLSVRAEGELIHLQAALAVLPSLTPVILVDGINIQVVGLQRADKPQRLGTELKLSVLHRKPA; via the coding sequence ATGAATCCGCTGTCACGTCGTGATTGGGGCATTCTTGCTGTGACGGTGATCGTTTGCCTGCTACCGTTGTTTGCGTTGGGTACCTATGTCTCCACAAGATATACAGATGGACAGGACCAGCTTAGCCGACTGGAGCCGCGATTTGCAAGACTTCTGGGGTTGCAGGCCAGTTCCGAAAAGATGGACGAAAAAATTGCTCAGATGGAGCAGCGGATGTCAACGTTCGTCTATCCGAGTGAAGTGGATGCGACACAGGCGGGCAATGATGCCCAGCAGCGTGTGCGCTCGATTCTCAGCACCGCAGGCTTGACTGTGGTTAGCAGCCAGGTGCTTCCCGCGAAGATGGAGCAGGGCTTTGAACGGATCACGTTGTCGGTTCGTGCCGAAGGTGAACTGATCCATTTGCAGGCCGCATTGGCGGTTTTGCCAAGTCTGACGCCGGTCATCTTGGTGGATGGCATCAATATTCAGGTGGTCGGGTTACAGCGTGCGGACAAGCCGCAGCGTCTCGGAACGGAACTTAAACTCTCGGTGTTGCACCGCAAACCTGCATGA
- a CDS encoding PilN domain-containing protein, which yields MPIASDDLTLFGLDLRNLWHDLKAPWAKLMRTPAWSWLAPRVEIQVTADDAQGRSLWEPDARTRGFRLKTRDAHNTTKQSDGAFEARLIPESLLLRKRLVMPLLDPDKMQQALLLEALNSNPFASSSLLWGYAINRNVSTSSPDLVAVDMALAARERVIQHLASRTGVAGSGAEPEVWALLPRCDDAAMLLPGFGETRRARSGQRYWAIVASMACIVLALCIAMAITPYLQLRARGIQANIAYAALDKQAGPQVGKREGLLKIDDQVKALANIIGHRLDTLHVVQALTKALPDDTVLQRLQIEGRKVMIAGQASDSASLMQKLGGLSEVKEVRALSAAVRQPGMVKETFQIEFQLTDDFGVSVADAATAAALAPASAASAPASAASATVLPASAPASVASAPTPVAAVTASTAPVLASTAKAPVSVTAPVNAGNRVEPTESIGGSR from the coding sequence ATGCCCATTGCGAGCGATGATCTGACGCTGTTTGGCCTCGACCTAAGGAACCTATGGCACGACTTGAAAGCCCCGTGGGCCAAGTTGATGCGTACTCCTGCGTGGTCGTGGCTGGCTCCGCGCGTTGAAATTCAGGTGACGGCCGACGATGCTCAGGGCCGATCGCTTTGGGAGCCGGATGCTCGCACTCGCGGATTTCGGCTGAAGACACGCGACGCTCACAATACAACGAAGCAATCCGACGGCGCTTTCGAAGCACGACTGATTCCCGAGAGTCTGTTGTTGCGTAAGCGACTGGTAATGCCGTTGCTTGATCCCGACAAGATGCAGCAGGCACTGTTGCTTGAGGCGCTCAACAGCAATCCATTCGCATCGTCGAGTCTGCTCTGGGGATATGCAATCAATAGGAATGTGTCCACATCGTCGCCGGACTTGGTGGCTGTGGACATGGCGCTTGCCGCGCGAGAACGGGTCATACAGCATTTGGCTTCGAGGACTGGAGTGGCGGGATCCGGGGCGGAGCCGGAAGTCTGGGCATTGTTGCCTCGGTGTGACGATGCGGCCATGCTTTTGCCGGGGTTTGGCGAAACACGCCGTGCACGCAGCGGCCAGCGATACTGGGCCATTGTTGCATCGATGGCTTGCATTGTTCTGGCTTTGTGCATTGCGATGGCGATCACCCCGTATCTGCAATTGCGAGCGAGGGGCATACAGGCCAATATCGCCTATGCAGCGCTCGACAAACAAGCAGGCCCGCAAGTTGGCAAGCGTGAGGGCTTATTGAAAATCGATGATCAGGTCAAGGCACTGGCAAACATCATTGGTCATCGTCTTGATACTTTGCATGTAGTGCAAGCGCTTACCAAGGCATTGCCCGATGACACGGTGTTGCAGCGGCTGCAGATTGAGGGACGCAAGGTGATGATTGCTGGGCAGGCGAGTGATTCTGCTTCGCTGATGCAGAAGCTCGGAGGGCTGTCTGAAGTCAAGGAGGTTCGTGCACTCTCGGCTGCAGTTAGGCAACCTGGGATGGTCAAAGAAACCTTTCAGATCGAATTTCAGCTGACGGATGATTTTGGGGTGTCGGTGGCTGACGCTGCTACGGCGGCTGCATTGGCTCCTGCCTCTGCTGCATCTGCGCCTGCATCAGCAGCTTCGGCTACGGTGCTCCCGGCATCTGCTCCAGCATCAGTGGCATCGGCGCCAACTCCTGTCGCGGCAGTGACAGCCTCAACAGCTCCAGTCTTGGCGTCCACGGCCAAGGCACCAGTCTCAGTTACCGCGCCGGTCAATGCCGGCAATCGGGTTGAGCCGACTGAATCGATTGGAGGGTCACGATGA